A stretch of Mesoplodon densirostris isolate mMesDen1 chromosome 7, mMesDen1 primary haplotype, whole genome shotgun sequence DNA encodes these proteins:
- the HTR3A gene encoding 5-hydroxytryptamine receptor 3A isoform X1: MLLWGLRALLALLLPTLLAQGEAKHRLGPQARNASRPALLRLSDHLLANYKKGVRPVRDWRTPTMVSIDVIVYAILSVDEKNQVLTTYIWYRQYWTDEFLQWNPEDFDNITKLSIPTDSIWVPDILINEFVDVGKSPNIPYVYVWHHGEVQNYKPLQVVTACSLDIYNFPFDVQNCSLTFTSWLHTIQDINISLWRLPEKVKLDRSIFMNQGEWELLGVLTQFQEFNIDSSNCYAEMKFYVVIRRRPLFYAVSLLLPSVFLMVMDIVGFYLPPDSGERVSFKITLFLGYSVFLIIVSDTLPPTAIGTPLIGVYFVVCMALLVISLAETILIVRLVHKEDLQQPVPAWLRHLVLERVALLLCLGEQSASWRPPATSQAAETDDCSDMANHCSHLGGSRDLEKTPRGSGSPPPPPREASLAVRGLLQELTSIRHFLEKQEESQEVAQDWLHVGSVLDRLLFRIYLLAVLAYSVTLVTLWSIWQYS; the protein is encoded by the exons ATGCTGCTGTGGGGGCTGCGGGCACTGCTTGCCTTGCTTCTTCCCACGCTTCTGGCCCAGGGAGAAG CCAAGCACAGGCTGGGCCCCCAGGCCCGGAACGCCTCCAGGCCAGCTCTGCTGCGGCTGTCAGATCACCTCCTGGCAAACTACAAGAAGGGTGTACGGCCTGTGCGGGACTGGAGGACGCCAACCATGGTGTCCATTGATGTCATCGTCTACGCCATCCTCAGCGTG GATGAGAAGAATCAGGTGCTGACCACGTACATCTGGTACCGGCAG TACTGGACTGATGAGTTTCTCCAGTGGAACCCTGAGGACTTTGACAACATCACCAAGTTGTCCATCCCCACGGACAGCATCTGGGTCCCAGACATCCTCATCAATGAGTT TGTGGACGTGGGGAAGTCTCCAAATATCCCGTACGTGTATGTCTGGCATCATGGAGAAGTCCAGAACTACAAGCCCCTCCAGGTGGTGACCGCCTGTAGCCTCGACATCTACAACTTCCCCTTCGATGTACAGAACTGCTCGCTGACCTTCACCAGCTGGCTGCACACCA TCCAGGACATCAACATCTCCCTGTGGCGCCTGCCGGAAAAGGTGAAATTGGACAGGAGCATCTTCATGAACCAGGGCGAGTGGGAGCTGCTGGGGGTGCTGACCCAGTTTCAGGAGTTCAATATAGACAGCAGCAACTGTTACGCAGAGATGAAGTTCTAT GTGGTCATTCGCCGGCGGCCCCTATTCTATGCGGTCAGCCTGCTGCTGCCCAGTGTTTTCCTCATGGTCATGGACATCGTAGGCTTCTACCTGCCCCCGGACAGTGGCGAGAGGGTCTCCTTCAAGATCACGCTCTTCCTGGGCTACTCGGTCTTCCTGATCATTGTGTCCGACACGCTGCCGCCTACGGCCATCGGCACACCCCTCATCG GTGTCTACTTCGTCGTGTGCATGGCTCTTCTGGTGATCAGCTTGGCCGAGACCATCCTCATCGTGCGGCTGGTACACAAGGAGGACCTGCAGCAGCCAGTGCCTGCCTGGTTGCGGCACCTGGTCCTGGAGAGAGTCGCCCTGCTCCTCTGCCTAGGGGAACAGTCGGCTTCCTGGAGGCCCCCAGCCACCTCCCAAGCCGCCGAGACCGATGACTGCTCAG ACATGGCAAACCACTGCAGCCATTTGGGGGGATCCCGGGACTTGGAGAAGACCCCGAGGGGCAGTGGCAGCCCTCCCCCACCGCCGCGGGAGGCCTCCCTGGCGGTGCGTGGGCTGCTGCAGGAGCTGACCTCCATCCGGCACTTCCTGGAAAAACAGGAGGAGAGCCAAGAGGTGGCCCAGGACTGGCTGCACGTGGGCTCCGTGCTGGACAGGCTGCTCTTCCGCATCTACCTGCTGGCCGTGCTGGCCTACAGCGTCACCCTGGTCACGCTCTGGTCCATCTGGCAGTATTCCTGA
- the HTR3A gene encoding 5-hydroxytryptamine receptor 3A isoform X2: protein MLLWGLRALLALLLPTLLAQGEGRRARNASRPALLRLSDHLLANYKKGVRPVRDWRTPTMVSIDVIVYAILSVDEKNQVLTTYIWYRQYWTDEFLQWNPEDFDNITKLSIPTDSIWVPDILINEFVDVGKSPNIPYVYVWHHGEVQNYKPLQVVTACSLDIYNFPFDVQNCSLTFTSWLHTIQDINISLWRLPEKVKLDRSIFMNQGEWELLGVLTQFQEFNIDSSNCYAEMKFYVVIRRRPLFYAVSLLLPSVFLMVMDIVGFYLPPDSGERVSFKITLFLGYSVFLIIVSDTLPPTAIGTPLIGVYFVVCMALLVISLAETILIVRLVHKEDLQQPVPAWLRHLVLERVALLLCLGEQSASWRPPATSQAAETDDCSDMANHCSHLGGSRDLEKTPRGSGSPPPPPREASLAVRGLLQELTSIRHFLEKQEESQEVAQDWLHVGSVLDRLLFRIYLLAVLAYSVTLVTLWSIWQYS from the exons ATGCTGCTGTGGGGGCTGCGGGCACTGCTTGCCTTGCTTCTTCCCACGCTTCTGGCCCAGGGAGAAG gaaggagg GCCCGGAACGCCTCCAGGCCAGCTCTGCTGCGGCTGTCAGATCACCTCCTGGCAAACTACAAGAAGGGTGTACGGCCTGTGCGGGACTGGAGGACGCCAACCATGGTGTCCATTGATGTCATCGTCTACGCCATCCTCAGCGTG GATGAGAAGAATCAGGTGCTGACCACGTACATCTGGTACCGGCAG TACTGGACTGATGAGTTTCTCCAGTGGAACCCTGAGGACTTTGACAACATCACCAAGTTGTCCATCCCCACGGACAGCATCTGGGTCCCAGACATCCTCATCAATGAGTT TGTGGACGTGGGGAAGTCTCCAAATATCCCGTACGTGTATGTCTGGCATCATGGAGAAGTCCAGAACTACAAGCCCCTCCAGGTGGTGACCGCCTGTAGCCTCGACATCTACAACTTCCCCTTCGATGTACAGAACTGCTCGCTGACCTTCACCAGCTGGCTGCACACCA TCCAGGACATCAACATCTCCCTGTGGCGCCTGCCGGAAAAGGTGAAATTGGACAGGAGCATCTTCATGAACCAGGGCGAGTGGGAGCTGCTGGGGGTGCTGACCCAGTTTCAGGAGTTCAATATAGACAGCAGCAACTGTTACGCAGAGATGAAGTTCTAT GTGGTCATTCGCCGGCGGCCCCTATTCTATGCGGTCAGCCTGCTGCTGCCCAGTGTTTTCCTCATGGTCATGGACATCGTAGGCTTCTACCTGCCCCCGGACAGTGGCGAGAGGGTCTCCTTCAAGATCACGCTCTTCCTGGGCTACTCGGTCTTCCTGATCATTGTGTCCGACACGCTGCCGCCTACGGCCATCGGCACACCCCTCATCG GTGTCTACTTCGTCGTGTGCATGGCTCTTCTGGTGATCAGCTTGGCCGAGACCATCCTCATCGTGCGGCTGGTACACAAGGAGGACCTGCAGCAGCCAGTGCCTGCCTGGTTGCGGCACCTGGTCCTGGAGAGAGTCGCCCTGCTCCTCTGCCTAGGGGAACAGTCGGCTTCCTGGAGGCCCCCAGCCACCTCCCAAGCCGCCGAGACCGATGACTGCTCAG ACATGGCAAACCACTGCAGCCATTTGGGGGGATCCCGGGACTTGGAGAAGACCCCGAGGGGCAGTGGCAGCCCTCCCCCACCGCCGCGGGAGGCCTCCCTGGCGGTGCGTGGGCTGCTGCAGGAGCTGACCTCCATCCGGCACTTCCTGGAAAAACAGGAGGAGAGCCAAGAGGTGGCCCAGGACTGGCTGCACGTGGGCTCCGTGCTGGACAGGCTGCTCTTCCGCATCTACCTGCTGGCCGTGCTGGCCTACAGCGTCACCCTGGTCACGCTCTGGTCCATCTGGCAGTATTCCTGA